The genomic region AATGGTGCAAAGTAATAATCCAGTTTGCAAATAAAATAATAAAAAAATGCAAAGTACACATATACCTACAAGACGAAAGTCTATCAACATCTCTTGCAACTCACGCACTAAAAATTACTGGAATATCAATCACAAAATCAAAAAAAATAGATGATAAAATTGCTGCATGTATTATTCTGCAACGAACATTGGATAAGATAAATGCAATTAAATAGCTATTGGTTCCGTTTCTGTCATTTTTTTAGCTTAATTCACAACACTAACTATTAAACAAGAGAGAGATATATTAAGTTATTATAATTATAAATGAGATAATTAATCTAATTATTGACAATATTAAAAATATTGGTATAATTTAAGCATGTAAATGAGAAGATAACTATGAATGAAACCGTGAAACAGCTCATAAAAAATACTCAACCTTCATTAAAATACTTTACAGAACCGTCATCAAAGCTAGATGAAAAGAAGTTTAAAGAAATATTGTATAAACATCTTTCGTTGCAAAATCATGAATTTGGTGCACATAAAGAAAAAATTGATCAGATTGTTAGAGAAAGTTACCAAGATTACTATGATACGTGTGAATTAGTAAGCAAGGGAATGTACTATGTGTACAGAATATACTATTGTGAAGAGAATGGGAAACTTGTGGCCCGTACCCTCAAATATCTTGCACAGAATAAACTAAAACTTAGCAAGTACACAGAGATTTGCTATTTACAGGAGGAAGGGCAACTTAAGCTTGTTAGAGAGTTTGAATCTCCTCAAAGTTATCAAAAATTTCAGAGAACTGGCGGAGATCTTGGATTAGTAATATGTCGCTTTCAGTTCGATAATAACCATATTAAATTGTTATCTCCAGAAAAATATGATATGCCTCGCTTTACTGGTGGTAGTATTACAGCTGCTATAAGTGACAATACTCAGCTTATGATGGATATATCAAATTCAAACAGCAAAAGAATTGGATATCTCATTAATCAAACCAAAAACATTAATAAGTATAACCTACGATATGGAAATAATCCTATTCTTCTTTCTATAGCCAAAGGCTACAATCATGCCAACACTGAACATAAAGGCCCTCAACCCTCATTACAACAAAAAAACATTATAAATAAATTACTAGAAAGAGAAGATCTTGATATAAATTGTATTCATCTCGGTAACGGTATGACACCTTTACATATAGCATGCCTGAGGGGCGACTCTTCCGAGCTAATACAAAAATTATTGGATAAAGGAGCTGATTTAAACGCTGTTGATTATTACGGAAACAAGCCTAATGATCTGCTTAGTTATAGTTATGAAAAGGTCCAGATAATTATACAAAATATGACTGGAAATTATAAATTTGGTGGTAAAGAGCATTCTTATATAAAGCTGCGTGAAGATCAGTCTTATACTGCAACATTACCGACTCGAGAAGAAAGAGAGAGCAATATTCAAGAAATAAGAAAGATACTGTCCAAAAATAGGTCACGAGAGAAAGAACAGTCATCCACAAATTCCAGCACAATAGGTAAACCTTTAGCAACAAAAATAAATAGTTTACAAATTGAAGCTAAAAACTCCGTAGAAAGATAGTAAAGCTTAAACAGATAAAAAGTGAATCGCAAATAGTGATTCACTACTTGTCTTCATTATAGATAGAAGATAGTTATATTATTGCTGCAGCAATTTCTGCTATATTCTAAATCTGATAACTGATATGTATTTATAATTAGATGCAAGATTTCAAAAATCCACGCCTTACAAGTTTAAAATTTGAATTAACTACCAATTCCCATAAAACAAAAATTTTTCGTATAAGCATGACAAATTGCTGTAGCAAGAGCATCAGCAGTATGGTGACATTTTATATTTGAGCTTTTAACTATTTGCTTGACCATAAATATAATCTGACCCTTATCAGCATGACCATTTCCAGTAATGCTCTTTTTTATATAGTTTGCATCATATTCATTCATGGGTAAATCCGTCATTCGTAATATTAAAATTGCAATTGCTCTTGCATATCCTAAAGTTAGCGAAGATTTTGGATTCTTATTAATAAAAATTTTTTCCACAGCAGCTTCATTTGGAGAGTATAGGAAAATTACTTTCTTTAATTGTTCAAAAATTATATGTAGACGTTCACCTACACCCAATTTACCATCAGTTGATATGGTACCGCCACCCAAAAATTTAATATTATTCTTTTCTTCCAGTCTAATAATGGCCCAACCAGTCTTACTCATCCCTGGATCTAGGCCTATTATTTTAATCACTTAATAAAGGCTTAACCAATAAATAAACAGAAATAAAAATATCCATACTAGATCGACAAAGTGCCAATACCAAGAAGCAAACTCAAAGCATAAGTGATCTTGAGGTGTAAATTGACCTTTTCGAGCTCTAAATAAGCATACTGACAAAAATATTATTCCTATTATAACATGCACACAATGAAACCCAGTAATCATGTAAAAGTTAGATGTATAAATAAGTTTTTCTCCTGTTTCTCGCAAAGAAAAACTTGCTTCATGATATTCGATTGCTTGCACTATTATAAAGAACATCCCAAGCAATATAGTTATAGACAGCATTTTAATCATGCTTTTTTTATCATTTTCAAGTAAAAAATGATGTGCTGAAGTAATTGTTGTACCAGAAAGCAATAATATTAGTGTATTCATAAATGGTAACGACCACGGATCCGGTGGTAAAATCCCTTCAGGGGGCCATTCAACTTTTTTTGTAGGAGAAAACGCTTCAAATAAAAAAACCGGATCAAGCCAGGCTTTAAAGAATGAACAAAAGAACGCTATAAAAAACACAACTTCCGAGAGGATAAATAAGTACATTGCAAGCTTGAGTCCATGTTTTACAATGGCAGTATGGCATTTATCATAAATTGCTTCTCTTATTACATCTCTCCACCAATAAAACAGCACTCCTGATACCGCAGAGATTCCCAAAACTAAACCAAATATTCCAGAAATTTGTTTATGGAGTGTACCAACTAATCCAAGTGCAAGAACAAGAATTGCTGCTGATATAGCAATTGGCCAGGGACTTGGGTCCACTAAATGAAAATCATGTTCTTTACTTTTCATATCATCTTCAAAAATACGTATTAAGCATACAAATTAGCTTAAAATTGTCAATATTTCTTAGGAAATTGATTAAATCTTGAAAAATTATATGCGCTGTTCCAAAAGTCTAACTCAAATTGTGCAGTTATTTTAAATAATTCAAGCATTCTGGTCCTTTCACTTTCCCTTACTTTGTTACAATACTCGTCAACAATACCTTCCAAAGCAACACATCCAGATTCCATCAAGCTACTGCCAAAAAAATCAAGCCAATCCTTATACCTATTATTTTTTTTAATTTTATTTCTCATACTATTAACAACAACTTTATATATAAAATGGCAAGAGTAGAGAACTGTTACAGCTTCATAAACGTTACTATATGAAGTAGACAAAAGAAAGTTAGTAAAATTGAAACACTCAAGCGACTTTTCTCCACGATTTATGGAATACACAGCAAAGTAGTGGTTGTATAACACTTTCATAATCTCTACTACCCCTTTAGCCACCTCAATAAATGGAACAATGTTGTTACAACTCTCCATTTTTGATGCAATCATTAAAACAGTACGAACATAATCAGCTAAAAAGAATGCATCTTGTTGTATATAAAATTTGAAGTTTTCTATATTTAAAGTATTATTTGCTAATTCAACATTGAAAGGATGCTCAATAATATCCTTTAAAAGATTTGACCCATAATAGCTCTTAATTATACCACTGAACATCACATAAACTAGAATATAATTTAGTGTTAATACTACAGACTATGCTAGAGAATACATCTCATCCCAAAACATTATTTCTAGCTCTAGACCTCTCTTAAAAAACTCATGCATCCTTCTTTTTTCACAATCTCCAGCTTTCTTATAAAATTTATTCGTAACATTAGTAAACTCATCAATTGCAGCATTCATTGCTTTGCTATTGTAAATATTGACCCATCCTTCGTACTTGCTATTTTTAACCTCATCGAGTGTTAGCTCACTCATCATATTATGTAGAATGATTTGGTATATGTTAAAGCAAGGGTAAGATGCTGATAAAGCTTCAGCAACAGAACTGTGATATGCAGCGCGCATGAAAAAGTCAGTAAAGGCAGAACAGGATCTTGATTTTTTGTGATTATCAGATAAATCACAATCTCCAAAATGTTCTTTATATTGCCTCCGAACATCAAATGTTCCTCTTGCCACATTTATTAAGCTGCTCATTATTTCAATGTCATGAACTTTAGCTGCAATAATCAATAAAGCACGAGTACAGTCCACTAAATATAAAAAATCCTGCTGAAGATAAAATTTGAACTTTTCATAATCTAGCGTATTATTCATCAACTCAACATTGAAAGGATGTCCTTTTATTTTTTCAATAAGACCAGATGATTCTTTTATAGCAATATCATAAAATTCTTCTTTTGGTTTGTCGGACATCTTGCAAGCCTCATAAATATTAAAACTAGTATAGTTACTAAAGAGTTACTTACAATTTATAATAAGTTATTATATAAGTATCAAGCTAGAAATAAAAGAGTTTAATAGTTTAAAGAAATTCTCTCTTTTCTTCTTCTATATTAAATTCTTTACAAAAATCAGTAGATAAGTCCACACCTTCCCAAGAAAATCCACCATCACTTTCTAACTTTTTACCAAAATGCCCATAGCAGGCTGTACGTTTATATATAGGACGATTAAGTGATAAATGTCTGATTATGCCTTTAGTTGATAAATCTATGTTACCTTCAATAAACCCTTTAATCCTCTCTTCATCTATTGTATTCGTGCCAAATGTATCAATGTAAAATGAAGTAGGTTTTGAGACACCAATTGCATAAGAAAGCTGCACAAGACAACGTTCAGCTAAACCTGCAAAGACAATATTTTTAGCAAGGTATCTCGCCATATAAGCTGCGGATCTATCAACTTTTGTTGCATCTTTTCCAGAAAACGCTCCTCCACCGTGTGGAATATAGCCTCCATAAGTATCAACCATAACTTTTCGTCCGGTTAATCCACAATCACCAACTGGTCCACCAATAACAAATCTACCTGTTGGATTGACTAAGAGATTTTCTTTAGGGCACATCCACCCTTCAGGTAAAGATGAAGCTATGTAAGGATAAATTATTTCCTTCACTTTCGATTGACTCAGATCCTCAAGATGCTGTATTGAAACAACAATACTTTCAGCACGCACTGGAAGGTTATTCTCATACGCCAAAGTGATTTGCGATTTTGCATCCGGACCAAGCTTTACCTCTTTGACCATACTCATGATATTTCTCAGAATCGAGTGTGCATAAAAAATGGGTGCTGGCATGAGGCTTTCTGTCTCTATTGTTGCATAGCCATACATTATGCCCTGATCCCCAGCACCTTGATCCACACCTATTGCAATGTCATTTGATTGTTCATGTAGTAATATATTTACT from Wolbachia endosymbiont (group B) of Parapoynx stratiotata harbors:
- a CDS encoding TenA family protein, translating into MFSGIIKSYYGSNLLKDIIEHPFNVELANNTLNIENFKFYIQQDAFFLADYVRTVLMIASKMESCNNIVPFIEVAKGVVEIMKVLYNHYFAVYSINRGEKSLECFNFTNFLLSTSYSNVYEAVTVLYSCHFIYKVVVNSMRNKIKKNNRYKDWLDFFGSSLMESGCVALEGIVDEYCNKVRESERTRMLELFKITAQFELDFWNSAYNFSRFNQFPKKY
- a CDS encoding cytochrome c oxidase subunit 3 — protein: MKSKEHDFHLVDPSPWPIAISAAILVLALGLVGTLHKQISGIFGLVLGISAVSGVLFYWWRDVIREAIYDKCHTAIVKHGLKLAMYLFILSEVVFFIAFFCSFFKAWLDPVFLFEAFSPTKKVEWPPEGILPPDPWSLPFMNTLILLLSGTTITSAHHFLLENDKKSMIKMLSITILLGMFFIIVQAIEYHEASFSLRETGEKLIYTSNFYMITGFHCVHVIIGIIFLSVCLFRARKGQFTPQDHLCFEFASWYWHFVDLVWIFLFLFIYWLSLY
- the metK gene encoding methionine adenosyltransferase, which encodes MVLHKNSVTSESVAAGHPDKVADQISDAILDEYLFNDSSSRTAIETLVTKDNVIIAGEVFGPNIENSKIESIVRNTIKDIGYEHDGFHWETVKVNILLHEQSNDIAIGVDQGAGDQGIMYGYATIETESLMPAPIFYAHSILRNIMSMVKEVKLGPDAKSQITLAYENNLPVRAESIVVSIQHLEDLSQSKVKEIIYPYIASSLPEGWMCPKENLLVNPTGRFVIGGPVGDCGLTGRKVMVDTYGGYIPHGGGAFSGKDATKVDRSAAYMARYLAKNIVFAGLAERCLVQLSYAIGVSKPTSFYIDTFGTNTIDEERIKGFIEGNIDLSTKGIIRHLSLNRPIYKRTACYGHFGKKLESDGGFSWEGVDLSTDFCKEFNIEEEKREFL
- a CDS encoding TenA family protein, whose translation is MSDKPKEEFYDIAIKESSGLIEKIKGHPFNVELMNNTLDYEKFKFYLQQDFLYLVDCTRALLIIAAKVHDIEIMSSLINVARGTFDVRRQYKEHFGDCDLSDNHKKSRSCSAFTDFFMRAAYHSSVAEALSASYPCFNIYQIILHNMMSELTLDEVKNSKYEGWVNIYNSKAMNAAIDEFTNVTNKFYKKAGDCEKRRMHEFFKRGLELEIMFWDEMYSLA
- a CDS encoding ankyrin repeat domain-containing protein codes for the protein MNETVKQLIKNTQPSLKYFTEPSSKLDEKKFKEILYKHLSLQNHEFGAHKEKIDQIVRESYQDYYDTCELVSKGMYYVYRIYYCEENGKLVARTLKYLAQNKLKLSKYTEICYLQEEGQLKLVREFESPQSYQKFQRTGGDLGLVICRFQFDNNHIKLLSPEKYDMPRFTGGSITAAISDNTQLMMDISNSNSKRIGYLINQTKNINKYNLRYGNNPILLSIAKGYNHANTEHKGPQPSLQQKNIINKLLEREDLDINCIHLGNGMTPLHIACLRGDSSELIQKLLDKGADLNAVDYYGNKPNDLLSYSYEKVQIIIQNMTGNYKFGGKEHSYIKLREDQSYTATLPTREERESNIQEIRKILSKNRSREKEQSSTNSSTIGKPLATKINSLQIEAKNSVER
- the ruvC gene encoding crossover junction endodeoxyribonuclease RuvC; the encoded protein is MIKIIGLDPGMSKTGWAIIRLEEKNNIKFLGGGTISTDGKLGVGERLHIIFEQLKKVIFLYSPNEAAVEKIFINKNPKSSLTLGYARAIAILILRMTDLPMNEYDANYIKKSITGNGHADKGQIIFMVKQIVKSSNIKCHHTADALATAICHAYTKNFCFMGIGS